The genomic window ATCTGGTCGCCACCCTCCGCCACTGGGACGCTGCGCACACCGGGCAGCTGCGGGTGATCGAAGCAGACGCCCTGGCAGAACCGATTCAGCCGCTGATCGACGCGGCGGGGCAGCCGCTCCGCATCGTGGGCAACCTGCCCTATAATCTCTCCACTCCCCTGCTCTTTCACTTGAGCGCGTTCACTCATGGCATCCGCGATCTGCATCTGCTGTTGCAGCGCGAAGTCGTCGACCGGATGGCGGCCGGCCCCGGATCACGCGTCTATGGCCGCCTCTCGGTCATGATTCAGGCACGCTGCCGGATCGAGCCCCTGTTCGAGGTCCCACCCGGGGCCTTCTCACCCCCGCCGACGATCACATCCCGGTTCGTCCGGTTGATCCCGCACACCCATCCGCCGCTGGGTGACACGGATGGCGAATGCCTGGCCCGGGTCGTGGCAGCGGCCTTTGCCCAGCGCCGCAAAA from Spiribacter curvatus includes these protein-coding regions:
- the rsmA gene encoding 16S rRNA (adenine(1518)-N(6)/adenine(1519)-N(6))-dimethyltransferase RsmA gives rise to the protein MHRARRRFGQNFLHDRQVIQQMVMAIAPRAEEAFLEVGPGHGALTRPLLDHAARLTAIEVDRDLVATLRHWDAAHTGQLRVIEADALAEPIQPLIDAAGQPLRIVGNLPYNLSTPLLFHLSAFTHGIRDLHLLLQREVVDRMAAGPGSRVYGRLSVMIQARCRIEPLFEVPPGAFSPPPTITSRFVRLIPHTHPPLGDTDGECLARVVAAAFAQRRKTLRNALRGLLDATAIRDAGIDPTTRAEQIDLAGYGRLADTLQTQQDTQ